One segment of Pasteurella skyensis DNA contains the following:
- the truC gene encoding tRNA pseudouridine(65) synthase TruC, whose amino-acid sequence MALTILYQDSDLIAINKPAGMLVHRSWLDKHETVFAMQTLRDQIGQHVFPIHRLDRPTSGVLLFALNSEMARLMSEQFQQHQIQKKYLAIVRGYLNGEGQIDYPLKEQLDKIADKFSQPKAPQQAITDYRCLAQIEMPYPAGKHQTARYSLVELSPKTGRKHQLRRHLKHLFHPIIGDTRYGDLNQNRTFFEKSGCNRLFLHAQSLTFIHPKTLQKIVVIAPLDLQWHRIFEFFDLNVKNDL is encoded by the coding sequence ATGGCATTAACGATTTTATACCAAGATAGCGATTTGATTGCCATCAACAAACCTGCTGGAATGTTAGTACATCGAAGTTGGTTGGATAAACACGAAACAGTGTTTGCAATGCAAACATTACGAGATCAAATTGGACAACACGTATTTCCGATTCATCGATTAGATCGACCTACATCGGGAGTTTTACTGTTCGCTTTAAACAGTGAAATGGCTCGCTTAATGAGTGAACAATTTCAGCAACACCAGATACAAAAAAAGTACCTCGCCATCGTACGAGGCTATCTAAATGGAGAAGGGCAGATTGATTATCCCCTTAAAGAACAGTTAGATAAAATTGCAGATAAATTTTCACAGCCTAAAGCGCCACAACAAGCTATTACTGACTATCGTTGTTTAGCACAAATTGAAATGCCTTACCCTGCAGGAAAGCATCAAACGGCGCGCTATTCCCTTGTTGAACTTTCACCCAAAACAGGGCGAAAACATCAATTAAGGCGTCATCTTAAACATCTCTTTCATCCCATTATTGGCGACACACGTTATGGTGACCTGAACCAAAATCGCACTTTTTTCGAAAAAAGTGGTTGTAACCGTTTGTTTTTACACGCTCAATCACTCACCTTTATACACCCTAAAACATTGCAAAAAATCGTCGTGATCGCACCGCTTGATCTACAATGGCACAGAATATTTGAATTTTTTGATCTAAATGTTAAAAATGATCTGTAA
- a CDS encoding YqcC family protein, with amino-acid sequence MKTQIRQHLHELQRVMESHQLWESTAPSPEALNNDQPFCIGTLCATQWLQWIFIPRMEALIEANAALPTQFSITPYLEEALKNKAYLSALCHPIRQIETALNQ; translated from the coding sequence ATGAAAACACAAATACGACAACATTTACACGAACTACAGCGAGTTATGGAAAGTCATCAATTATGGGAAAGTACTGCTCCCTCGCCAGAGGCGTTAAATAATGATCAACCTTTTTGTATTGGCACGCTTTGTGCAACACAATGGTTACAATGGATTTTTATTCCAAGAATGGAAGCGTTGATTGAGGCTAATGCAGCGCTACCTACTCAGTTTTCTATTACACCTTATCTTGAAGAAGCATTGAAAAATAAAGCTTATTTATCAGCACTTTGCCACCCAATTCGTCAAATTGAAACAGCGTTAAACCAATAA
- the yejK gene encoding nucleoid-associated protein YejK has product MSINVTEIVLHQLIQKEAEVTELTTLLRENLLEITPEVDQMMLQLHQAYQGKAKGYGVFQETSIFAQELNRLLEQETDFLPFSHHCAKMLATELAKYPFAGGGTFILCRYNFLATEYLFIALIDNRASILVDDKLEIKRTQYLEMAQYDIACRINLTELKLDAQSNRYLTFIKGRVGRKVADFFMDFLGAEAGLDPKVQNQTLLQAVHDYCDQGELSTDQTRAVKTQVFDYCKGQMNSGEEIAISALANEIPTLNEQNFAQFTQSQDYGLEETIPPVRNTLKTLTKYSGSGKGITLSFDAQLLNQRIIWDELNDTLTIKEIPPNLRDQLQRNK; this is encoded by the coding sequence ATGAGCATCAATGTCACCGAAATTGTACTTCACCAACTGATACAAAAAGAAGCAGAAGTCACTGAATTAACGACCTTATTAAGAGAAAACCTACTTGAAATTACCCCAGAAGTAGATCAAATGATGTTACAACTACATCAAGCTTATCAAGGCAAAGCAAAAGGCTACGGAGTCTTTCAAGAAACCTCTATTTTTGCGCAAGAACTTAATCGTCTATTGGAACAAGAAACAGATTTTCTTCCTTTTAGCCATCATTGTGCCAAGATGTTAGCGACAGAATTAGCGAAATACCCTTTTGCAGGAGGGGGCACATTTATCCTATGCCGTTATAACTTTTTAGCCACAGAGTATTTATTTATCGCCTTAATCGATAATAGAGCCTCGATTTTAGTTGATGACAAATTAGAGATTAAACGAACGCAATATTTAGAAATGGCACAATATGACATTGCGTGTCGAATCAATTTAACAGAGTTAAAATTAGATGCCCAATCTAACCGTTACTTAACTTTTATAAAAGGGCGAGTAGGGCGAAAGGTGGCGGATTTCTTTATGGACTTTTTAGGGGCAGAAGCAGGGCTTGATCCAAAAGTACAAAATCAAACATTATTACAAGCCGTCCACGACTATTGTGATCAAGGAGAGTTGAGTACAGATCAAACTCGAGCAGTAAAAACACAAGTCTTTGATTACTGCAAAGGGCAAATGAACAGTGGAGAAGAGATTGCTATTTCAGCATTAGCGAATGAAATTCCAACACTTAATGAACAAAATTTTGCTCAATTTACCCAATCTCAAGACTATGGTTTAGAGGAAACAATCCCCCCTGTTCGTAATACTTTAAAAACATTAACCAAGTATTCAGGCTCAGGAAAAGGGATTACCTTAAGTTTTGATGCTCAATTATTGAACCAACGTATTATTTGGGACGAACTAAATGACACTTTAACAATCAAAGAAATACCTCCTAACTTGCGAGATCAACTTCAACGCAATAAATAA
- the bamE gene encoding outer membrane protein assembly factor BamE has translation MKIKSLLISALLMAGITGCSTLEKVVYRIDVPQGNYLEKEKVDQLKIGMNKEQVNYLLGTPLLRDIFAQDRWSYVFIKRQGHQKPVQHTLFVYFNQQGLVSDIQLDKPLKQTKK, from the coding sequence ATGAAAATAAAATCTCTTCTTATATCAGCATTACTGATGGCAGGCATCACAGGTTGTTCTACACTAGAAAAAGTGGTGTATCGTATTGATGTACCACAGGGTAATTATTTAGAAAAAGAAAAAGTCGATCAACTTAAAATAGGAATGAACAAAGAACAAGTTAATTACCTATTAGGTACGCCACTATTAAGAGATATTTTTGCACAAGATCGTTGGAGTTACGTGTTTATTAAACGACAAGGTCATCAAAAACCTGTTCAACATACCTTATTTGTTTATTTTAATCAGCAAGGTTTAGTAAGCGATATTCAGCTTGATAAACCGCTTAAGCAAACAAAGAAATAA
- the argG gene encoding argininosuccinate synthase: MSSTILKTIPLGQKVGIAFSGGLDTSAAILWMRQKGAVPYAYTANLGQPDEDNYDVIPKKAMEYGAEKARLIDCRSQLAYEGIVAIQCGAFHISTGGMPYFNTTPLGRAVTGTMLVAAMQQDGVNIWGDGSTYKGNDIERFYRYGLITNPDLQIYKPWLDEQFIDELGGRLEMSQFLIQNGFDYKMSVEKAYSTDSNMLGATHEAKDLEYLDTNVNIVKPIMGVAFWDESVKIETEQVKVRFEEGIPVALNGKYFDDLVELILEANKIGGRHGLGMSDQIENRIIEAKSRGIYEAPAMALLHIAYERLLTGIHNEDTIEQYRINGLRLGRLLYQGRWFDSQALMLRETAQRWVAKAITGEVTLELRRGNDYSILNTESENLTYQAERLSMEKVEDAAFTATDRIGQLTMRNLDIKDTRDKLSLYTQTGLISSKNNIVPQLENK, from the coding sequence CTATATTATGGATGCGTCAAAAAGGCGCTGTTCCTTATGCTTATACGGCAAATTTAGGGCAACCTGATGAAGATAATTATGATGTAATTCCTAAAAAAGCAATGGAATACGGTGCTGAAAAAGCACGTTTAATTGATTGCCGTAGCCAACTGGCTTATGAAGGTATTGTCGCCATCCAATGTGGTGCGTTTCATATTTCTACAGGTGGAATGCCTTATTTTAATACTACACCATTAGGACGAGCTGTGACTGGTACAATGCTTGTTGCGGCAATGCAACAAGATGGCGTGAATATTTGGGGTGATGGAAGTACCTATAAAGGGAACGATATTGAACGTTTCTACCGTTACGGCTTAATTACTAACCCAGATCTACAAATTTATAAGCCTTGGTTAGATGAACAATTTATCGATGAACTAGGTGGACGTTTAGAAATGTCACAATTTTTAATTCAAAATGGATTTGATTATAAAATGTCCGTTGAAAAAGCCTATTCAACAGATTCTAATATGTTAGGAGCAACGCACGAAGCGAAGGATTTGGAGTATCTGGATACCAATGTGAACATCGTCAAACCTATTATGGGCGTTGCCTTTTGGGACGAAAGTGTCAAAATTGAAACGGAACAGGTTAAAGTGCGTTTTGAGGAAGGGATACCAGTTGCATTAAATGGAAAATATTTTGATGATTTGGTGGAATTAATTTTAGAAGCGAACAAAATTGGTGGCAGACACGGATTAGGAATGTCTGATCAAATTGAAAATCGTATTATAGAAGCCAAATCACGTGGTATTTATGAAGCACCTGCTATGGCATTGCTACATATTGCTTATGAACGATTACTGACAGGGATCCATAACGAAGACACTATCGAGCAATACCGTATTAATGGATTACGTCTTGGACGCTTACTTTATCAAGGGCGTTGGTTTGATTCGCAAGCATTAATGCTACGTGAAACAGCACAACGTTGGGTTGCTAAAGCAATCACAGGGGAAGTTACCCTAGAACTACGTCGAGGTAATGATTATTCTATCTTAAATACAGAGTCTGAAAACTTGACTTATCAAGCAGAACGACTCAGTATGGAAAAAGTAGAAGATGCAGCATTTACTGCAACAGATCGTATCGGACAGCTTACAATGCGTAATCTTGATATCAAAGATACACGTGATAAGCTCAGTCTTTATACACAAACAGGGCTGATTTCGAGTAAAAACAATATCGTGCCACAGTTAGAAAATAAATAG